From one Mycolicibacterium sp. HK-90 genomic stretch:
- a CDS encoding metal-sensitive transcriptional regulator, which yields MDAVENSGAHGYSAQKENYAKRLRRIEGQVRGIAKMIDEDKYCIDVLTQISAVNSALQSVALGLLDEHLGHCVTQAVSEGGDQADAKLAEASAAIARLVRS from the coding sequence ATGGACGCGGTAGAGAACTCGGGAGCCCATGGCTACTCGGCGCAGAAGGAAAACTACGCCAAGCGGCTGCGCCGGATCGAAGGCCAGGTCCGGGGCATCGCCAAGATGATCGATGAGGACAAATACTGCATCGACGTCCTTACCCAGATCAGCGCCGTCAACAGCGCGCTGCAATCGGTCGCCCTCGGCCTGCTCGACGAGCACCTGGGACATTGCGTGACGCAGGCGGTCTCCGAGGGCGGCGACCAGGCCGACGCCAAACTGGCCGAGGCGTCGGCGGCCATCGCCCGCCTGGTCCGATCCTGA
- a CDS encoding MFS transporter, translated as MTSSVTGESLPARTSPWTPRVATQLAVLAAAAFVYVTAEMLPVGALPAIATDLHVSEGLVATLMAGYALVAALTTVALVRLTARWPRRRTLVATLVCLMVSQVISALAPNFAVLAGGRVLCALAHGLMWSVIAPIGARLVPPSHAGRATAAVYVGTGLALVVGNPLTAALSELWGWRPAAAVIATAAAVIALAAWTMLPPLPPSTAQTAGTVRDHRRNRRLLALSVLTLIGVTGHFIAYTFIVVIIRDVVGIHGPHLAWLLAGFGIAGMAGMAAMARPLDLWPKASVLGCLAALAVALLTLSVLAVEAWVGVAAVVAGAVAVVLWGAASTALPPMLQASAMRTSPDDPDGASGRYVAAFQVGIMSGALAGGGIYDHGGAAATVGVAAALVVVAMIGVAVTRGVFTVPCTAGDK; from the coding sequence ATGACCTCCAGCGTCACCGGCGAATCGCTCCCCGCCCGCACCAGCCCGTGGACACCGCGGGTTGCCACCCAACTCGCCGTGCTTGCGGCGGCGGCGTTCGTCTACGTCACCGCAGAGATGCTCCCGGTCGGTGCGCTGCCGGCGATCGCCACCGACCTTCACGTCAGCGAGGGCCTGGTGGCGACGCTGATGGCTGGCTATGCCCTGGTTGCCGCGCTCACCACGGTCGCGCTGGTGCGGCTGACCGCGCGCTGGCCCCGCCGCCGGACACTGGTCGCGACCCTGGTGTGCCTGATGGTCTCCCAGGTGATCTCGGCGCTCGCGCCGAACTTTGCGGTGCTGGCCGGCGGCCGCGTCCTGTGTGCATTGGCGCACGGCCTGATGTGGTCGGTGATCGCCCCGATCGGTGCCCGGCTGGTCCCGCCCAGCCATGCCGGGCGCGCGACCGCGGCGGTTTACGTCGGCACCGGACTGGCCCTGGTGGTGGGTAATCCGCTCACCGCGGCGCTCAGCGAGCTGTGGGGCTGGCGGCCGGCCGCGGCCGTGATCGCCACGGCGGCCGCGGTGATCGCCCTGGCCGCGTGGACGATGCTGCCGCCGCTGCCGCCCTCCACCGCGCAGACCGCGGGGACGGTGCGCGACCATCGGCGGAACCGCCGGCTGCTCGCCCTGTCGGTGCTGACGCTGATCGGGGTCACCGGGCATTTCATCGCCTACACGTTCATCGTCGTGATCATCCGCGATGTCGTCGGCATCCACGGCCCGCACCTAGCCTGGCTGCTGGCCGGCTTCGGGATCGCCGGAATGGCCGGGATGGCCGCGATGGCCCGGCCGCTGGACCTGTGGCCGAAGGCGTCGGTACTCGGTTGCCTCGCCGCCCTGGCGGTGGCCCTGCTGACCCTGTCGGTGCTGGCGGTCGAAGCATGGGTGGGCGTGGCGGCCGTGGTGGCCGGTGCGGTGGCGGTGGTGCTGTGGGGCGCGGCGTCCACGGCGTTGCCGCCGATGCTGCAGGCCTCGGCGATGCGCACCTCCCCGGACGATCCCGACGGCGCCTCCGGCCGGTACGTCGCGGCGTTCCAGGTCGGCATCATGAGCGGCGCCCTGGCCGGCGGCGGGATCTACGACCACGGCGGTGCCGCGGCCACCGTCGGCGTGGCTGCCGCACTCGTCGTCGTCGCCATGATCGGTGTTGCGGTGACCCGCGGCGTTTTCACCGTTCCCTGCACCGCGGGCGACAAGTAA
- a CDS encoding MTH1187 family thiamine-binding protein — protein MIVAFSISPTGGDETGSVSAAVAEAVRVVRASGLPNETNAMFTNIEGEWDEVMAVVKQAVDAVAAVSPRVSLVLKADIRPGYTGQLTAKVERIEQALGE, from the coding sequence GTGATTGTCGCGTTCAGCATCAGCCCGACGGGCGGGGACGAAACCGGAAGTGTCAGTGCCGCGGTGGCCGAGGCCGTGCGGGTGGTGCGAGCCTCCGGCCTGCCCAACGAGACCAATGCCATGTTCACCAACATCGAAGGTGAGTGGGACGAGGTGATGGCCGTGGTGAAACAGGCCGTTGACGCGGTGGCCGCGGTGTCACCCCGCGTCAGCCTGGTACTCAAAGCCGATATCCGGCCCGGTTACACCGGCCAGCTCACGGCGAAAGTAGAACGCATCGAGCAGGCACTGGGCGAATAG